Proteins co-encoded in one Amia ocellicauda isolate fAmiCal2 chromosome 11, fAmiCal2.hap1, whole genome shotgun sequence genomic window:
- the b4galt7 gene encoding beta-1,4-galactosyltransferase 7, translated as MMHSSRRKPVLYFKEDRRFLSRKCTVFKLFCVCTVVVVGSLLWLQLSCSGDMNRAVVDSALPRQPCHQGRLVAAADDPSWGPHRMALLIPFRERFEELLVFVPYMHAYLNNKKIRHKILVINQVDHYRFNRASLINVGFTESGNDTDYIAMHDVDLLPQNIALDYGFPESGPFHIASPELHPIYHYKTYVGGILLLTKQHYQMCNGMSNRFWGWGREDDEFYRRLRTAGLQLFRPTGITTGYETFRHIHDPAWRKRDQKRVAAQKQEQFKVDTNGGLTNLRYRVESRKEMTIGGAPCTVINILLECDQTETPWCLLN; from the exons ATGATGCACTCCTCTCGAAGAAAACCTGTGCTGTATTTCAAAGAAGACAGAAG GTTCCTCTCCAGGAAATGCACGGTCTTCAAGCTGTTCTGCGTCTGCACGGTTGTGGTGGTGGGCTCCTTGCTGTGGCTGCAGCTCAGTTGCTCTGGAGACATGAACAGGGCAGTGGTGGACAGCGCCCTGCCCCGCCAGCCCTGCCATCAGGGCAGACTGGTGGCCGCGGCCGACGACCCCTCCTGGGGCCCTCACCGCATGGCCCTCCTCATCCCGTTCCGCGAGCGCTTCGAGGAGCTGCTGGTGTTCGTGCCCTACATGCACGCCTACCTGAACAATAAGAAAATCCGACACAAGATCTTGGTCATTAACCAGGTGGATCACTATAG GTTCAACAGAGCGTCTCTGATCAACGTCGGCTTCACAGAGAGCGGGAATGATACCGATTACATCGCCATGCACGATGTGGACCTCCTGCCTCAAAACATCGCTTTAGATTATGGCTTTCCTGAATCGGGTCCCTTCCACATTGCTTCCCCAGAGCTGCACCCCATCTATCACTACAAGACCTACGTGGGAGGAATTCTGCTGTTGACAAAGCAGCATTACCAGATG TGCAATGGCATGTCCAACCGGTTTTGGGGCTGGGGGAGAGAAGACGATGAGTTTTACAGGAGGCTGAGAACAGCAGGCTTACAG CTTTTCCGACCGACTGGCATTACGACGGGGTATGAAACGTTCCGTCACATCCACGACCCGGCCTGGAGAAAGCGGGACCAGAAGAGAGTGGCCGCCCAGAAGCAG GAGCAGTTCAAAGTGGACACAAATGGGGGGCTGACGAATCTGCGATACAGAGTGGAATCCAGAAAGGAGATGACCATC
- the tmed9 gene encoding transmembrane emp24 domain-containing protein 9 yields the protein MAAKMKLSVFTVLLLNVFYSLTSALYFHIGETEKKCFIEEIPDETMVIGNYRTQLYDKQRDEYMPATQGLGMFVEVKDPDEKVILSRQYGSEGRFTFTSHTPGEHQICLHSNSSKFALFAGGMLRVHLDIQVGEHATNYAEIAAKDKLTELQLRVRQLIEQVDQIQKEQNYQRYREERFRQTSESTNQRVLWWSIVQTLILVAIGFWQMKHLKSFFEAKKLV from the exons ATGGCTGCTAAAATGAAGTTGAGCGTGTTCACTGTTTTGTTGTTAAACGTTTTCTACAGTTTAACCTCGGCCCTCTATTTTCACATTGGGGAAACGGAGAAAAAATGTTTCATAGAGGAAATCCCAGACGAAACCATGGTTATAG GAAATTACCGCACTCAGCTCTATGACAAACAGAGAGATGAGTACATGCCTGCTACACAAGGACTGGGGATGTTTGTCGAAGTTAAAGACCCAGATGAGAAG GTGATCCTCTCCCGTCAGTATGGGTCAGAAGGCAGGTTCACTTTCACATCCCACACCCCTGGAGAGCACCAGATCTGCCTGCACTCCAACTCCTCCAAGTTTGCTCTCTTTGCTGGAGGAATGCTG AGGGTTCACCTGGATATCCAAGTTGGTGAACATGCCACTAACTACGCCGAGATTGCAGCCAAGGACAAGCTGACCGAGCTGCAGCTGAGGGTTCGACAGCTCATCGAGCAGGTTGACCAGATCCAAAAAGAGCAGAACTACCAGAGG TATCGTGAGGAGCGTTTTCGACAGACCAGTGAGAGCACCAACCAGAGAGTCCTGTGGTGGTCCATCGTCCAGACCCTGATCCTGGTGGCCATTGGCTTCTGGCAGATGAAACACCTAAAGAGCTTCTTCGAGGCCAAGAAACTCGTCTAG
- the lman2 gene encoding vesicular integral-membrane protein VIP36 isoform X1, with the protein MASGVRSSVVSLWLRALFSDKANLFREIFYIFLLLGVCPVSVVHADITDGNSEHLKREHSLIKPYQGVGSSSAQWDFGGSTLVTSQYVRLTADERSKQGSIWNTVPCFLKDWEMHVQFKVHGSGKKNLHGDGIAIWYTKDRLQPGPVFGNRDHFVGLGIFVDTFRNDIHGMDRSFPYISAMINNGSLAYDHGKDGRMSELGGCSAEIRNRDHETYLAIRYSKGRLTVMVDIEDKNEWKECLDISGVRLPIGYYFGSSAATGDLADNHDIISMKLYQLMVDHPPEEDSVDWTKIEPSVSLLKSPKDNIDDPTGNFRSTPLTGWKVFLLLLCALLGIVVCAVVGAVVFQKRQERNKRFY; encoded by the exons ATGGCGTCGGGGGTGAGGAGCAGTGTAGTTTCTCTGTGGCTTCGGGCTCTGTTTTCTGACAAGGCTAATTTATTTAgggaaatattttacattttcctatTGTTGGGTGTGTGCCCAGTGTCTGTTGTCCATGCCGACATAACTGATGGCAATAGTGAGCACCTGAAACGGGAACACTCGCTTATCAAACCCTACCAAG GGGTGGGAAGCTCATCAGCTCAGTGGGATTTTGGAGGAAGCACGTTAGTGACCAGCCAGTATGTTCGCCTGACTGCGGATGAGCGAAGCAAGCAGGGCTCCATCTGGAACACAGTG CCTTGTTTCCTGAAGGACTGGGAGATGCATGTTCAGTTCAAAGTGCATGGGTCAGGAAAGAAGAATCTCCACGGTGATGGCATTGCCATCTGGTACACCAAAGATAGACTACAACCGG GGCCCGTCTTTGGAAACCGGGACCATTTTGTGGGCCTTGGGATTTTTGTGGATACATTCCGCAACGACATTCACGGAATGGAT CGCTCATTCCCTTACATCTCCGCCATGATAAACAATGGCTCCTTGGCGTATGACCATGGAAAGGATGGGCGAATGTCCGAACTCGGGGGTTGTTCTGCGGAGATCAGGAACCGAGATCACGAAACCTACCTGGCCATCCGCTACTCCAAGGGTAGACTCACA GTTATGGTTGATATAGAAGACAAGAATGAATGGAAAGAGTGCCTTGATATCTCTGGAGTCCGGCTTCCCATCGGATACTATTTTGGGTCTTCAGCAGCTACAGGGGACCTTGCTG ATAACCATGACATCATCTCTATGAAGCTGTACCAGCTGATGGTGGATCACCCTCCTGAAGAGGACAGTGTGGACTGGACCAAGATTGAGCCCAGTGTCAGCCTACTCAAGTCACCCAAAG ACAACATCGACGATCCAACGGGCAATTTCCGGAGCACCCCTCTGACTGGCTGGAAAGTGTTTCTGCTGCTGCTCTGCGCTCTGCTGGGCATCGTGGTCTGTGCAGTAGTGGGCGCTGTTGTGTTCCAGAAACGTCAAGAAAGAAACAAGCGATTTTACTGA
- the lman2 gene encoding vesicular integral-membrane protein VIP36 isoform X2, whose translation MASGVRSSVVSLWLRALFSDKANLFREIFYIFLLLGVCPVSVVHADITDGNSEHLKREHSLIKPYQGVGSSSAQWDFGGSTLVTSQYVRLTADERSKQGSIWNTVPCFLKDWEMHVQFKVHGSGKKNLHGDGIAIWYTKDRLQPGPVFGSKDYFNGLAIFIDTYPNDDSSDRSFPYISAMINNGSLAYDHGKDGRMSELGGCSAEIRNRDHETYLAIRYSKGRLTVMVDIEDKNEWKECLDISGVRLPIGYYFGSSAATGDLADNHDIISMKLYQLMVDHPPEEDSVDWTKIEPSVSLLKSPKDNIDDPTGNFRSTPLTGWKVFLLLLCALLGIVVCAVVGAVVFQKRQERNKRFY comes from the exons ATGGCGTCGGGGGTGAGGAGCAGTGTAGTTTCTCTGTGGCTTCGGGCTCTGTTTTCTGACAAGGCTAATTTATTTAgggaaatattttacattttcctatTGTTGGGTGTGTGCCCAGTGTCTGTTGTCCATGCCGACATAACTGATGGCAATAGTGAGCACCTGAAACGGGAACACTCGCTTATCAAACCCTACCAAG GGGTGGGAAGCTCATCAGCTCAGTGGGATTTTGGAGGAAGCACGTTAGTGACCAGCCAGTATGTTCGCCTGACTGCGGATGAGCGAAGCAAGCAGGGCTCCATCTGGAACACAGTG CCTTGTTTCCTGAAGGACTGGGAGATGCATGTTCAGTTCAAAGTGCATGGGTCAGGAAAGAAGAATCTCCACGGTGATGGCATTGCCATCTGGTACACCAAAGATAGACTACAACCGG GGCCTGTGTTTGGAAGCAAAGATTACTTCAATGGGTTGGCCATTTTTATAGACACATACCCTAATGATGATTCTTCTGAC CGCTCATTCCCTTACATCTCCGCCATGATAAACAATGGCTCCTTGGCGTATGACCATGGAAAGGATGGGCGAATGTCCGAACTCGGGGGTTGTTCTGCGGAGATCAGGAACCGAGATCACGAAACCTACCTGGCCATCCGCTACTCCAAGGGTAGACTCACA GTTATGGTTGATATAGAAGACAAGAATGAATGGAAAGAGTGCCTTGATATCTCTGGAGTCCGGCTTCCCATCGGATACTATTTTGGGTCTTCAGCAGCTACAGGGGACCTTGCTG ATAACCATGACATCATCTCTATGAAGCTGTACCAGCTGATGGTGGATCACCCTCCTGAAGAGGACAGTGTGGACTGGACCAAGATTGAGCCCAGTGTCAGCCTACTCAAGTCACCCAAAG ACAACATCGACGATCCAACGGGCAATTTCCGGAGCACCCCTCTGACTGGCTGGAAAGTGTTTCTGCTGCTGCTCTGCGCTCTGCTGGGCATCGTGGTCTGTGCAGTAGTGGGCGCTGTTGTGTTCCAGAAACGTCAAGAAAGAAACAAGCGATTTTACTGA